Proteins encoded within one genomic window of Chloroflexota bacterium:
- a CDS encoding serine/threonine protein kinase yields MTAQELTAGSDLDGFTIVEAIGHGAFSDVFLATDPAGRRVVMKCPHEAILADVNSFDRFRREMQIARTLDHPGIQRSLDVGGDRSRPYLVLEYVAGETLRALLAHEQRLELDRAIDLARQLAAAMAYAHGRSVYHRDLKPENLLVTPDGRLVVTDFGIALMAGARRLTYRWFTSTVGTPDYMAPEQVQGKRGDARTDVYAIGVILYEMLAGSVPWEGDNPLSVMSQHLSAAVPPLHAINPAVPAPIEGIVRKCLRKDPDERYRDAGALLHDLETWHDLDISRFVFADEAPLRPESKGRLWLLVAGISIGFLAASVVLVVGFYLLTHRIG; encoded by the coding sequence ATGACGGCGCAGGAGCTCACGGCCGGTTCGGACCTCGACGGGTTCACGATCGTCGAGGCGATCGGCCATGGCGCCTTCAGCGACGTCTTCCTGGCCACAGATCCGGCCGGCCGGCGCGTTGTCATGAAGTGCCCGCACGAGGCGATCCTCGCCGACGTCAACTCGTTCGACCGCTTCCGCCGCGAGATGCAGATCGCCAGGACGCTCGACCACCCCGGGATCCAGCGCTCGCTCGATGTCGGCGGCGACCGCAGCCGGCCGTATCTCGTCCTCGAGTACGTGGCGGGCGAGACCCTGCGGGCGCTGCTCGCCCACGAGCAACGACTGGAGCTCGATCGGGCCATCGATCTCGCCCGCCAGCTCGCGGCGGCGATGGCCTACGCCCACGGCCGATCCGTCTACCACCGCGACCTCAAGCCGGAGAACCTCCTCGTCACGCCGGACGGCCGGCTCGTCGTCACCGACTTCGGGATCGCGCTCATGGCCGGCGCCCGGCGGCTCACCTACCGCTGGTTCACGTCCACGGTGGGGACACCGGACTACATGGCACCCGAACAGGTCCAGGGCAAGCGCGGGGACGCCCGCACGGACGTCTACGCGATCGGGGTCATCCTCTACGAGATGCTCGCCGGGAGCGTCCCGTGGGAGGGCGACAATCCGCTGTCGGTCATGAGCCAGCACCTGAGCGCGGCCGTCCCGCCGCTCCACGCCATCAACCCGGCCGTGCCGGCCCCGATCGAGGGGATCGTCCGGAAGTGTCTGCGCAAGGATCCGGACGAGCGATACCGCGACGCCGGCGCCCTTCTCCACGACCTCGAGACGTGGCACGACCTGGACATCTCGCGGTTCGTCTTCGCGGACGAGGCGCCGCTGCGCCCGGAGAGCAAAGGTCGGCTGTGGCTCCTCGTGGCGGGGATCAGCATCGGCTTCCTCGCCGCCAGCGTCGTCCTCGTCGTCGGGTTCTACCTCCTCACCCACCGGATCGGCTGA
- a CDS encoding ABC transporter substrate-binding protein has product MRHAVRHAVRSRLPGLLAALVVAVGACTTAAPIASTPGAGPSGTTSSGTAASVAPSASAPVSASAPATASPTPDVAHPDTVTLALDWTPNTDHTGFYVAIAKGWYHDAAIDVKFIPYGTAAPETLMGSGQADCGISFQDSLTFAVAAGVRVRSVMAILQHDASAIAVLASSGITRPRQLDGKVYAGFGYPSEVPTLKAVIKADGGKGDFKVVTADSTAYQALYSHQADFTIPFTAWEGVEAKEKGIALRYFQFTDYGFPDFYQVVLACSDSWLAAHPDVARRFVGATVRGFQYAATNPDDAAAILIAQNPGIFDANKRLPLDSARYLAQGRYYVDASGNVGTQTLAQWTAYSKFLYDHGLLTDAAGKPLTSPPDYASLFTNEFLP; this is encoded by the coding sequence ATGCGCCATGCCGTCCGACACGCCGTCCGATCCAGGCTGCCGGGCCTCCTGGCCGCCCTCGTCGTGGCGGTGGGCGCCTGCACGACGGCCGCGCCGATCGCCTCGACCCCCGGCGCTGGGCCGAGCGGGACCACGTCGTCCGGGACAGCGGCATCGGTGGCGCCTTCGGCATCGGCGCCGGTGTCTGCTTCCGCGCCGGCCACCGCATCGCCGACCCCGGACGTGGCCCATCCGGACACGGTCACGCTTGCCCTCGACTGGACGCCGAACACGGATCACACCGGGTTCTATGTCGCCATCGCGAAGGGCTGGTACCACGACGCGGCGATCGACGTGAAGTTCATCCCGTACGGCACGGCGGCGCCGGAGACGCTCATGGGCAGCGGCCAGGCGGACTGCGGCATCAGCTTCCAGGACTCGCTCACGTTCGCCGTCGCGGCCGGCGTTCGGGTCAGGAGCGTCATGGCGATCCTCCAACACGACGCCTCGGCGATCGCGGTCCTCGCCAGTTCGGGGATCACCCGGCCTCGCCAGCTCGACGGCAAGGTCTACGCCGGATTCGGCTATCCGAGTGAGGTCCCGACACTCAAGGCGGTCATCAAGGCGGACGGCGGGAAGGGCGATTTCAAGGTCGTCACCGCGGACAGCACGGCGTACCAGGCGCTCTACTCGCATCAGGCGGACTTCACGATCCCGTTCACCGCCTGGGAGGGCGTCGAGGCGAAGGAGAAGGGGATCGCGCTCCGCTACTTCCAGTTCACCGACTACGGCTTCCCCGACTTCTACCAGGTGGTCCTCGCCTGTTCCGACAGCTGGCTCGCGGCGCACCCGGACGTCGCCCGCCGGTTCGTGGGGGCGACGGTCCGCGGCTTCCAGTACGCGGCGACGAACCCGGACGACGCAGCGGCGATCCTCATCGCCCAGAACCCCGGCATCTTCGACGCGAACAAGCGGCTGCCGCTCGATTCGGCGCGCTACCTCGCCCAGGGCAGGTACTACGTGGACGCAAGCGGGAACGTCGGGACGCAGACGCTCGCCCAGTGGACGGCGTACTCGAAGTTCCTCTATGACCATGGGCTCCTGACCGACGCGGCGGGCAAGCCGCTGACGTCGCCGCCGGATTACGCGTCGCTGTTCACGAACGAGTTCCTCCCCTGA
- a CDS encoding serine/threonine-protein phosphatase: MTPIPGSLPGDPTSAVEAALVVVHGAMSTTGPVRERNEDHLGWGRLAAPASGVIIGSRTDLAPIPLISAVDGPVEAWGPVGGMSAEADDSGVVFAVADGLGGHGGGDVASRIAIGELLDRFGASTDAGSRGAPLLRSGFNAANQRVFDAALSGEGARRMQTTLTALLLVPGEAHIGHVGDSRIYRARGDMLDLLTTDHTQVMEMLRMRLIRADQAADHPARHALTRSLGAEITVRTDVRMESLADGDTFLLCSDGLWSKVDASEIRQALRGDVRSGCERLVLLAIERGGEDNATAVTVRVERAGHPADRPRGWRRFLPS, translated from the coding sequence GTGACGCCGATCCCGGGATCCCTGCCAGGCGATCCGACGAGCGCCGTCGAGGCGGCGCTCGTCGTCGTGCACGGCGCGATGTCGACGACGGGGCCCGTGCGGGAGCGCAATGAGGACCATCTCGGCTGGGGCCGCCTTGCGGCGCCGGCGTCCGGCGTCATCATCGGGAGCCGGACGGACCTCGCCCCGATCCCGCTGATCAGCGCCGTCGACGGTCCGGTGGAGGCCTGGGGTCCGGTCGGCGGGATGAGCGCCGAAGCGGACGATTCCGGCGTCGTCTTCGCCGTCGCGGACGGTCTCGGCGGCCATGGCGGGGGCGACGTGGCGAGCCGGATCGCGATCGGCGAACTGCTCGACCGCTTCGGCGCATCGACGGACGCGGGATCGCGGGGTGCGCCGCTCCTGCGGTCCGGCTTCAACGCGGCGAATCAGCGGGTCTTCGATGCGGCCCTGTCCGGGGAGGGGGCGCGCCGGATGCAGACGACCCTCACGGCACTCCTCCTCGTCCCGGGCGAGGCGCACATCGGCCACGTTGGCGACAGCCGGATCTACCGGGCGCGCGGCGATATGCTCGACCTCCTCACGACGGACCATACCCAGGTCATGGAGATGCTCCGCATGCGCCTCATCCGAGCGGACCAGGCGGCCGATCACCCGGCCCGCCACGCCCTCACCCGGTCGCTCGGCGCGGAGATCACGGTCCGCACGGACGTAAGGATGGAGTCGCTCGCGGATGGCGACACGTTCCTCCTCTGCTCCGACGGTCTGTGGAGCAAGGTGGACGCGAGCGAGATCCGGCAGGCACTGCGCGGCGACGTGCGGTCCGGATGCGAGCGGCTGGTCCTGCTGGCCATCGAGCGCGGCGGCGAGGACAACGCCACGGCCGTGACGGTCCGCGTGGAGCGCGCCGGCCACCCGGCGGACCGTCCCCGCGGCTGGCGGCGGTTCCTTCCCTCATGA
- the metX gene encoding homoserine O-acetyltransferase: MSPDHAAGPPLGTGRVEELALGPFTLESGVTLPALTVAFRHDGPGPAEAAQVLVVHALTGSADAAGDWWAPLIGPGKAFDTTRVGVLCANLLGGRYGTTGPTSIDPATGAEYGSDFPIVTTRDQARAQWQLLDALGIGELALVTGGSLGGMVALEVALERPDAVRHVLPIAAPSATGPLAMAWNHLQATLIDRLGDDGLALARQLAMTTYRSEADFAERFGRQLEPDGRPAIVSYLDYQGGKLVDRFDGATYRVLARAMDHHDIGRGRDGTDAALAILAAAGTRLTGLGIQGDILYGQAQVHALVDDAAAAGVVAAYRELHSSKGHDAFLVEWPQLTEVLREALEDRSDRA, from the coding sequence ATGAGCCCAGACCACGCGGCCGGGCCGCCCCTCGGGACCGGTCGGGTCGAGGAGCTCGCCCTCGGCCCGTTCACCCTCGAATCCGGCGTCACCCTGCCGGCCCTGACCGTCGCCTTCCGCCACGACGGACCCGGTCCGGCGGAGGCAGCCCAGGTGCTCGTCGTCCACGCTCTCACCGGCTCGGCGGACGCGGCCGGCGACTGGTGGGCGCCGCTCATCGGCCCCGGAAAGGCCTTCGACACGACCCGCGTCGGCGTCCTCTGCGCGAACCTCCTCGGCGGCCGCTACGGGACCACCGGCCCCACCTCCATCGATCCGGCGACCGGCGCCGAGTACGGATCGGACTTCCCGATCGTCACCACCCGCGACCAGGCCCGGGCGCAGTGGCAGCTCCTCGATGCCCTCGGGATCGGCGAGCTGGCCCTCGTCACCGGCGGGTCCCTCGGCGGCATGGTGGCGCTCGAGGTGGCGCTCGAGCGTCCCGACGCGGTGCGCCACGTCCTGCCGATCGCCGCGCCCTCGGCCACCGGACCCCTTGCGATGGCCTGGAACCATCTCCAGGCGACGCTCATCGATCGACTCGGCGACGACGGCCTCGCCCTCGCCCGCCAGCTCGCGATGACCACCTATCGCTCCGAGGCGGATTTCGCCGAGCGATTCGGTCGCCAGCTGGAGCCGGACGGCCGGCCGGCCATCGTCAGCTATCTCGACTACCAGGGGGGCAAGCTCGTCGACCGCTTCGACGGTGCCACATATCGAGTCCTCGCTCGGGCGATGGACCACCACGACATCGGCCGCGGACGCGACGGCACCGACGCGGCGCTCGCGATCCTCGCCGCCGCCGGGACCCGCCTCACCGGCCTCGGCATCCAGGGCGACATCCTCTACGGCCAGGCCCAGGTGCACGCCCTCGTGGATGATGCTGCGGCGGCCGGGGTGGTCGCCGCCTACCGCGAACTCCACTCATCCAAAGGCCACGATGCGTTCCTCGTCGAGTGGCCGCAGCTCACCGAGGTGCTTCGGGAGGCGCTCGAGGACCGATCCGATCGAGCCTGA
- a CDS encoding O-acetylhomoserine aminocarboxypropyltransferase/cysteine synthase, with the protein MAELDPETQATLRPESLALHAGQKPDPTTGARAVPIYATTSYVFNDAAHAARLFGLQEFGNIYTRIMNPTTGVFEERVAALEGGVGALGLASGQAAETLTILNLARAGDNIVSSSSLYGGTYNLFNYTLPKLGITTRFVDGTRPETFGPAIDKNTKAVYLETIGNPRLDIHDLAQIADIAHAHGVPLVVDNTFAPLLSRPIDHGADIVIHSATKWIGGHGTAIGGVVVDGGKFDWAASERFRADFVDPDPSYHGVSYTGAFGPAAFIIKLRVQGLRDLGPALSPFNSFLFLQGLETLPLRIARHSENALAVARWLERNDQVTWVSYPGLESHASHGLAKKYLSGGFGGIVTFGIKGGVDAGRRLIDAVKVFSLLANVGDAKSLIIHPASTTHSQLAEAEQIATGVTPDLIRLSVGLEHVDDLTADLDQAIRVATQPNPQGDLVGAAA; encoded by the coding sequence ATGGCCGAACTCGATCCCGAGACCCAGGCGACGCTTCGCCCCGAGTCGCTCGCCCTCCACGCCGGCCAGAAGCCGGACCCGACCACGGGCGCGCGCGCCGTCCCGATCTACGCCACCACGAGCTACGTCTTCAACGACGCCGCCCACGCGGCCCGCCTCTTCGGGCTCCAGGAATTCGGCAACATCTACACCCGGATCATGAACCCGACCACCGGCGTCTTCGAGGAGCGCGTCGCCGCGCTCGAAGGCGGCGTCGGCGCCCTCGGCCTCGCGTCCGGCCAGGCCGCCGAGACTCTCACGATCCTCAACCTCGCCCGGGCCGGCGACAACATCGTCAGCAGCTCCAGCCTCTACGGCGGGACGTACAACCTCTTCAACTACACCCTGCCGAAGCTCGGCATCACCACCCGCTTCGTGGACGGGACGCGGCCGGAGACGTTCGGCCCGGCGATCGACAAGAACACCAAGGCCGTCTACCTCGAAACGATCGGCAACCCGCGGCTTGACATCCACGATCTCGCCCAGATCGCCGACATCGCCCACGCCCACGGCGTGCCGCTCGTCGTGGACAACACGTTCGCACCGCTCCTCTCCCGGCCCATCGACCACGGCGCGGACATCGTCATCCACAGCGCGACGAAGTGGATCGGCGGCCACGGCACCGCGATCGGCGGCGTCGTCGTGGACGGCGGGAAGTTCGACTGGGCGGCGAGCGAGCGCTTCCGCGCCGACTTCGTCGACCCGGACCCGAGCTACCACGGGGTGAGCTACACCGGCGCCTTCGGCCCGGCCGCCTTCATCATCAAGCTCCGCGTCCAGGGCCTTCGCGACCTCGGCCCGGCCCTCAGCCCGTTCAACTCGTTCCTCTTCCTCCAGGGCCTCGAGACGCTCCCGCTGCGGATCGCCCGCCACAGTGAGAACGCCCTCGCGGTCGCTCGCTGGCTCGAGCGCAACGATCAGGTCACCTGGGTGAGCTACCCGGGACTCGAGAGCCACGCCTCGCACGGCCTCGCGAAGAAGTACCTGAGCGGCGGCTTCGGCGGCATCGTCACCTTCGGCATCAAGGGCGGCGTGGACGCCGGCCGGCGGCTCATCGACGCGGTCAAGGTCTTCAGCCTCCTCGCGAACGTCGGCGACGCGAAGTCGCTCATCATCCATCCCGCCTCCACGACCCACTCGCAGCTCGCCGAGGCCGAGCAGATCGCGACTGGCGTCACGCCGGACCTCATCCGCCTGTCCGTCGGCCTCGAGCACGTCGACGATCTCACCGCCGATCTCGATCAGGCGATCCGGGTCGCGACGCAGCCGAACCCGCAAGGCGACCTCGTCGGGGCGGCCGCATGA
- a CDS encoding ABC transporter permease produces MRRVVPVALAIAVVAAWEAYARSLGDASSFVILPAPSAVVGALWDQRDAAIQNTIVTLGEAVVGFGASLALAVVAAVVMDLIPAVRRSVYPFLVGSQALPILVVAPILVLWFGFGLLPKVIVIVLLTFFPIVVGLLDGFAGVAPEATDLLRTYGASRRQALWLARWPAALPSFFTGLRIAVTYAVLGAVYAEYVGSFDGLGIWILTSQKAFRVDLVFGAVLIVLAVSVAAFAVVVAIERLVVPWAPRWRRASG; encoded by the coding sequence ATGAGGCGAGTGGTCCCGGTCGCCCTCGCCATCGCGGTCGTGGCGGCCTGGGAGGCGTACGCGCGGTCGCTCGGCGATGCCTCGTCGTTCGTCATCCTGCCGGCCCCGTCGGCGGTCGTCGGCGCCCTGTGGGATCAGCGTGACGCGGCGATCCAGAACACGATCGTCACCCTGGGGGAGGCGGTCGTCGGGTTCGGCGCATCGCTCGCCCTCGCGGTCGTTGCCGCTGTGGTCATGGATCTCATCCCGGCCGTGCGTCGCTCGGTCTACCCGTTCCTTGTCGGCAGCCAGGCCCTGCCGATCCTCGTCGTCGCCCCGATCCTCGTCCTGTGGTTCGGTTTCGGACTGCTGCCGAAGGTCATCGTCATCGTGCTGCTGACGTTCTTTCCGATCGTCGTGGGACTGCTGGACGGCTTCGCCGGGGTCGCTCCGGAGGCGACCGACCTCCTTCGAACGTACGGCGCGTCCCGGCGCCAGGCCCTCTGGCTCGCCCGGTGGCCGGCGGCCCTGCCCTCGTTCTTCACGGGGCTCCGGATCGCGGTCACCTACGCGGTCCTCGGCGCGGTCTATGCCGAGTACGTCGGTTCCTTCGACGGTCTCGGCATCTGGATCCTCACGAGCCAGAAGGCCTTCCGGGTGGACCTCGTGTTCGGTGCCGTGCTCATCGTCCTCGCCGTCTCGGTCGCGGCGTTCGCGGTGGTCGTCGCGATCGAGCGGCTCGTGGTTCCGTGGGCACCACGCTGGCGGCGCGCGTCGGGGTAG
- a CDS encoding MBL fold metallo-hydrolase, which yields MTEPAAAADARLPAHLRGWVEIGDRVFVRRYRFVDQNIGVVLGDGETLVVDSRSSPRQAAELIGHIRELRAGAADRLTVVNTHGHWDHAFGNRAFRPAAIWGHERCATMIEVTGELQRASIREEMPEYDEEFAEVELDPPDRTFATETTIAVGGRPVDFRYLGRAHTDNDIAIVVPDAGVVLAGDLLENGATPYFGDGWPMDWPDTADRLVALVPADGTVVPGHGDHAGRAFALDQARAIRTLTELATRIWRDELSLDEAIARSPFPSADSREPLERAVAQLRGEIVAAY from the coding sequence GTGACCGAACCTGCCGCCGCCGCCGACGCACGACTCCCGGCCCATCTCCGCGGCTGGGTGGAGATCGGCGACCGGGTCTTCGTCCGCCGCTATCGGTTCGTCGACCAGAACATCGGCGTCGTGCTCGGCGACGGCGAGACCCTCGTCGTCGACAGTCGCTCGAGCCCCCGCCAGGCGGCCGAACTCATCGGCCACATCCGCGAGCTGCGGGCGGGCGCGGCCGACCGCCTGACCGTGGTGAACACGCACGGCCACTGGGATCACGCGTTCGGCAATCGCGCTTTCCGGCCGGCGGCGATCTGGGGCCACGAGCGGTGCGCGACGATGATCGAGGTGACCGGCGAGCTCCAGCGGGCGTCGATCCGGGAGGAGATGCCGGAGTACGACGAGGAGTTCGCGGAGGTCGAGCTCGATCCGCCGGACCGGACCTTCGCCACCGAGACCACCATCGCGGTCGGAGGTCGACCGGTCGACTTCCGGTATCTCGGTCGGGCCCACACGGACAACGACATCGCGATCGTGGTGCCGGACGCCGGCGTCGTCCTCGCCGGCGACCTCCTCGAGAACGGGGCGACACCGTATTTCGGCGACGGCTGGCCGATGGACTGGCCGGACACCGCGGACCGGCTCGTCGCCCTCGTCCCGGCGGACGGGACCGTCGTGCCCGGCCACGGCGACCACGCGGGGCGGGCCTTCGCCCTCGATCAGGCTCGCGCCATCCGAACGCTCACGGAGCTCGCGACGCGGATCTGGCGCGATGAGCTGAGCCTCGACGAAGCGATCGCCCGGTCGCCATTCCCATCCGCCGACTCCCGGGAGCCACTCGAGCGCGCCGTTGCCCAGCTCCGCGGGGAGATCGTCGCGGCGTACTGA
- a CDS encoding glutamine synthetase: protein MSHRPSRVDVKELLRRSAQAGAEQAELQFADISGALRSVFVPVRRLDEVLDGGEWFDGSAIEGATRELESDMYLRPDLTTFSLASSSVDPICARFICDVVTPDGERYAGDSRGVLRAVLDQARDGGLDYWVAPEVEFFLFPADAAGPSPGGGEASGYFERSRGRSRQVELRIVSTLERMGIRIRSSHHEVATGQFELDLPFRDALRTADALATLKPAVKEIAASAGLRASFMPKPVADAAGSGMHTHQVALLHDGTNAFHDPGEAYGLSAIGRRFAAGQLHHAPGMAALLAPLVNSYKRLVPGYEAPVAGSWGRHNRSALIRVPTLAPESATSLDDAGTRLELRLPDPSCNPYLAFAAMLTAGLDGLESELELGPPMEELDHGFQGGPKQSVPALPTSLGEALVALEDDDVIAAALGSGLVELFIAAKTAEWERYRRQVTPWEIEAYLDQY, encoded by the coding sequence ATCTCGCACCGCCCGTCGCGGGTCGACGTCAAGGAACTCCTCCGCCGCTCCGCCCAGGCCGGCGCCGAGCAGGCCGAGCTGCAGTTCGCCGACATCAGCGGGGCGCTGCGGAGCGTCTTCGTGCCCGTCCGCCGGCTCGACGAGGTCCTCGACGGCGGCGAGTGGTTCGACGGCTCGGCGATCGAGGGCGCCACGCGCGAGCTCGAGTCGGACATGTACCTGCGGCCGGACCTGACGACGTTCAGCCTCGCCTCGTCGTCCGTGGACCCGATCTGTGCGCGGTTCATCTGCGACGTCGTGACCCCGGACGGCGAGCGCTACGCGGGCGACAGCCGCGGCGTGCTGCGGGCCGTCCTCGACCAGGCGCGCGACGGAGGGCTCGACTACTGGGTCGCCCCCGAGGTCGAGTTCTTCCTCTTCCCGGCGGATGCCGCGGGGCCGAGCCCGGGGGGCGGCGAGGCGAGCGGCTACTTCGAGCGCAGCCGCGGCCGATCGCGCCAGGTGGAGCTTCGCATCGTCTCGACCCTCGAACGGATGGGGATCCGGATCCGGTCGAGCCACCACGAGGTGGCGACCGGCCAGTTCGAGCTGGACCTGCCGTTCCGCGACGCCCTGCGGACCGCCGACGCGCTCGCGACGCTCAAGCCGGCGGTCAAGGAGATCGCGGCCTCCGCGGGACTGCGGGCGAGCTTCATGCCGAAGCCGGTGGCCGATGCGGCAGGCTCGGGCATGCACACGCACCAGGTCGCCCTCCTCCACGACGGCACGAACGCGTTCCACGACCCGGGCGAGGCGTACGGGCTGTCCGCCATCGGGCGGCGGTTCGCCGCGGGACAGCTCCATCACGCTCCGGGCATGGCGGCGCTCCTCGCCCCGCTCGTCAACTCGTACAAGCGGCTCGTCCCGGGCTACGAGGCCCCGGTGGCGGGGAGCTGGGGTCGCCACAACCGGTCGGCGCTCATCCGGGTGCCGACACTCGCTCCGGAGTCGGCGACGTCGCTCGACGACGCCGGCACCCGCCTCGAGCTCCGACTGCCGGATCCGTCGTGCAATCCGTACCTTGCGTTCGCGGCGATGCTCACCGCCGGCCTCGACGGACTCGAGTCGGAGCTCGAGCTCGGCCCGCCGATGGAGGAGCTCGACCACGGATTCCAGGGCGGACCGAAGCAGTCCGTCCCCGCCCTTCCGACCTCGCTCGGGGAGGCGCTCGTCGCCCTCGAGGACGACGACGTCATCGCCGCCGCGCTCGGGAGCGGCCTCGTCGAGCTGTTCATCGCGGCGAAGACCGCGGAATGGGAGCGCTACCGTCGCCAGGTCACGCCCTGGGAGATCGAGGCGTACCTCGACCAGTACTGA
- a CDS encoding acryloyl-CoA reductase: MTPETVRPTFRAYVVEHAGERLDGPVTRGVREFAAADLPPGEVTIRVAWSSVNYKDGLAATSAGRVARISPLVPGIDLAGAVVASDDPAIHAGDAVVVHGHDLGVAQHGGFAEYARVPAAWIVPLPAALTARDAMAIGTAGFTAALSVQALESRGLTPAAGPVLVTGATGGVGSTAVAILADRGYEVWAVTGKEAARDWLAGLGAAGFLSRDEVAVEGRPLEHERWAGAIDSVGAAALPYILRTLRRGAAVAACGNASGPALATTVLPFILRGVALLGMDSAWLPIRERRDLWERLATDLRPSRLDQRATEVGLDTLEPALDGILAGAAEGRWIVRLGE; the protein is encoded by the coding sequence ATGACCCCCGAGACCGTACGGCCGACCTTCCGCGCCTATGTGGTGGAGCACGCCGGTGAGCGACTCGACGGTCCGGTGACGCGCGGGGTGCGCGAGTTCGCCGCCGCGGACCTGCCGCCGGGCGAGGTGACGATCCGGGTCGCGTGGTCGAGCGTCAACTACAAGGACGGGCTGGCGGCCACGTCCGCCGGACGGGTCGCCCGGATCAGTCCGCTCGTCCCTGGCATCGACCTGGCCGGCGCGGTGGTCGCCAGCGACGATCCGGCCATCCACGCCGGCGATGCCGTCGTCGTCCATGGCCACGACCTCGGCGTCGCGCAGCACGGCGGCTTCGCCGAGTACGCCCGAGTCCCGGCCGCCTGGATCGTTCCGCTGCCGGCCGCGCTCACCGCACGGGACGCGATGGCGATCGGCACCGCCGGCTTCACCGCCGCGCTGTCCGTCCAGGCGCTCGAGTCGCGCGGGCTCACGCCGGCCGCCGGCCCCGTTCTCGTCACGGGTGCGACCGGTGGCGTCGGCAGCACCGCCGTCGCGATCCTCGCCGATCGCGGCTACGAGGTCTGGGCGGTGACGGGCAAGGAGGCGGCCCGGGATTGGCTCGCCGGGCTCGGCGCCGCAGGCTTCCTGTCGCGGGACGAGGTGGCGGTGGAGGGCCGCCCGCTCGAGCACGAACGGTGGGCGGGGGCCATCGACAGTGTCGGAGCCGCGGCGCTCCCGTACATCCTCCGGACCCTTCGTCGCGGGGCCGCCGTGGCCGCCTGCGGGAACGCGTCCGGTCCGGCGCTCGCGACCACGGTCCTGCCGTTCATCCTCCGTGGCGTCGCCCTGCTCGGGATGGATTCGGCCTGGCTGCCGATCCGGGAGCGGCGGGACCTGTGGGAGCGTCTCGCCACGGATCTGCGACCCAGTCGCCTGGACCAACGTGCGACGGAGGTGGGCCTCGACACGCTCGAGCCGGCCCTGGACGGGATCCTCGCCGGTGCGGCGGAGGGGCGCTGGATCGTCCGGCTCGGGGAGTAG